One window from the genome of Acidihalobacter ferrooxydans encodes:
- a CDS encoding ParB/RepB/Spo0J family partition protein, with product MARKTGLGTRGLDELLTAQRKASESHRAEELRQVPVEQIQRGRYQPRVNIRAEELQELADSISAQGVIQPVVLRRVDGGGYELIAGERRWRAAQLAGLHEVPAVVREIPDQAAAAMSLIENIQREDLNPLEEAGALARLIEEFGLTHQQVADAVGRSRAAVSNLLRLRDLSDVPRALLEAGELEMGHARAMLGLAEADQAAVARKVVNNGLNVRQTERLIKDWGKSKPAPPQASTDVRQIETDLSERLGARVKLQTKSNGNGKLVIEYNSLDELDGILAHIK from the coding sequence ATGGCGCGTAAGACAGGATTGGGAACACGCGGCTTGGATGAGCTGCTGACCGCGCAGCGGAAAGCCAGCGAAAGTCATCGTGCCGAAGAATTGCGTCAGGTACCGGTGGAGCAGATCCAGCGCGGGCGCTATCAGCCGCGCGTCAACATTCGGGCCGAAGAACTGCAGGAGCTGGCCGATTCGATCAGCGCGCAAGGGGTTATTCAGCCCGTCGTGTTGCGCCGTGTCGATGGCGGTGGCTACGAACTGATCGCCGGCGAACGTCGCTGGCGCGCGGCCCAGCTGGCCGGGCTGCATGAAGTGCCTGCTGTTGTGCGTGAAATTCCCGATCAGGCGGCAGCAGCCATGTCGTTGATCGAAAATATACAGCGCGAAGACCTTAATCCGCTTGAGGAAGCAGGTGCCCTGGCGCGCCTGATCGAGGAATTCGGGCTGACGCATCAGCAGGTTGCCGACGCAGTCGGGCGATCGCGCGCGGCCGTCAGCAACCTCTTGCGCCTGCGTGATCTGAGTGACGTTCCGCGTGCTTTGCTTGAGGCGGGCGAACTCGAAATGGGGCACGCACGAGCAATGCTCGGCCTGGCTGAAGCCGACCAGGCGGCGGTGGCGCGTAAGGTCGTCAATAATGGCCTGAACGTCCGTCAGACAGAGCGCCTGATCAAGGACTGGGGCAAAAGCAAACCCGCGCCGCCACAGGCATCGACAGATGTGCGCCAGATAGAAACAGATTTATCCGAACGCCTCGGTGCCCGGGTAAAACTGCAAACAAAATCCAATGGAAATGGTAAATTAGTGATTGAATACAATAGCCTGGATGAGCTAGACGGCATCCTCGCCCATATTAAATAG
- a CDS encoding ParA family protein, translated as MTKIIALANQKGGVGKTTTSVNLAASLAATRRRVLLVDIDPQGNATMGSGLDKHDLQGSLLEALMGDVSASEAIIQVEQAGYDLLPANSDLTLAEVRLIQTEGREYRLRDILTTLEGRYDYILIDCPPSLNMLTVNALVAAQGVLIPVQCEYYALEGLTALMQTIERIKEGANPGLEIEGLLRTMFDPRNNLANDVSQQLMEHFGDRVYRTIIPRNVRLAEAPSYGMPVMYYERSSSGALAYLALAGELLRRDEQLTEQESENDGA; from the coding sequence ATGACGAAGATCATCGCGCTCGCCAACCAGAAAGGCGGTGTCGGCAAGACGACGACCAGCGTGAATCTGGCCGCCTCTCTCGCCGCGACCCGGCGCCGCGTGTTGCTCGTGGACATCGATCCGCAGGGTAATGCCACCATGGGCAGCGGGCTGGACAAGCACGATTTGCAAGGTTCACTGCTTGAGGCCTTGATGGGCGATGTGTCGGCGAGCGAGGCGATCATACAAGTCGAACAAGCGGGCTACGATCTGCTGCCCGCGAATAGCGATCTGACGCTGGCTGAGGTCCGCCTGATCCAGACAGAAGGGCGCGAGTACCGGCTGCGCGACATACTAACGACGCTTGAGGGGCGTTATGACTACATCCTGATCGATTGCCCACCGTCGCTGAACATGCTCACCGTCAATGCATTGGTTGCCGCGCAGGGCGTGCTGATACCCGTACAATGCGAGTACTACGCCCTTGAAGGACTGACGGCCTTGATGCAAACCATCGAGCGGATCAAAGAGGGCGCTAATCCAGGTTTGGAAATCGAAGGACTGCTTCGGACCATGTTCGATCCGCGCAACAATCTTGCCAACGATGTGTCACAGCAGTTGATGGAGCATTTTGGCGACCGTGTTTACCGCACAATCATTCCACGCAATGTGCGCCTGGCCGAGGCGCCAAGCTACGGCATGCCCGTGATGTACTATGAGCGCTCGTCCAGCGGTGCACTCGCCTATCTCGCATTGGCTGGCGAGCTGCTTCGACGCGACGAGCAGCTGACCGAACAAGAGAGTGAGAACGATGGCGCGTAA
- the rsmG gene encoding 16S rRNA (guanine(527)-N(7))-methyltransferase RsmG produces the protein MKDARERLVSGSGALGLHLAPESIDRLLQYRDLMVRWNRIHNLTAIRDPEAMLTHHLLDSLAISPYVSGARVLDVGSGAGLPGIPLAVTQPQRQFVLLDASAKRVSFLRQTVVELKLHNVEAVHARIERYRPTAPFATVTSRAFAALRDFVASAQPLLAPGGHLLAMKGRCPDEELQALPVGIRVHAVIGLKVPGLDAQRHLIDLVRA, from the coding sequence GTGAAGGATGCGCGCGAGCGTCTGGTCAGCGGTTCAGGCGCCCTCGGTCTGCACCTGGCGCCGGAGTCGATTGATCGCCTGTTGCAGTACCGTGATCTCATGGTGCGCTGGAATCGCATTCATAACCTGACGGCGATTCGCGATCCCGAAGCGATGCTTACGCATCATCTGTTGGACAGCCTGGCGATCAGTCCTTATGTATCCGGTGCGCGCGTACTCGACGTCGGCAGCGGCGCGGGCCTGCCGGGCATTCCTCTGGCAGTAACGCAACCACAGCGACAGTTCGTGCTTCTGGATGCCAGTGCGAAGCGGGTAAGCTTTCTCCGCCAGACTGTCGTGGAACTGAAACTCCACAACGTCGAAGCGGTGCACGCGCGCATCGAACGCTACCGGCCAACGGCGCCCTTTGCTACAGTGACCAGCCGAGCCTTCGCCGCATTGAGGGATTTTGTCGCTTCGGCGCAACCACTGCTTGCACCCGGCGGACACCTGCTGGCGATGAAAGGACGTTGCCCGGACGAGGAATTACAGGCGTTGCCGGTGGGTATCCGCGTGCATGCGGTCATCGGGCTGAAGGTGCCGGGCCTGGATGCGCAGCGGCATTTGATCGATCTTGTGCGCGCCTGA
- the mnmG gene encoding tRNA uridine-5-carboxymethylaminomethyl(34) synthesis enzyme MnmG, protein MTEHFDVIVVGGGHAGTEAALAAARAGARTLLLTHNMDTIGQMSCNPAIGGIGKGHLVREIDALGGVMARAADHAAIHLRTLNARKGPAVRATRAQADRALYKAAIREYVETQPGLSVFQQPVDDLIVQGGRVCGVVTQMELRFMARAVVLTTGTFLAGKIHIGQTQIAGGRAGDAPARRLAVRLRELMPRVGRLKTGTPPRIDGRSIDYSVLEVQPGDTPRPVFSFLGSHADHPKQVPCHITRTNPRTHEIIAAALDRSPLYTGQIEGVGPRYCPSIEDKIVRFADKDSHQIFVEPEGLRTTEIYPNGISTSLPYDVQQAVVHSIRGFEQAHITRPGYAIEYDFFDPRDLRPSLETRALEGLFFAGQINGTTGYEEAAAQGLLAGINAARKAREQEAWRPGRDEAYLGVLVDDLITRGTQEPYRMFTSRAEYRLLLREDNADLRLTPRGRELGVVDDIRWKAYEAKCEAIEREQTLCAETVVRPGDCTEPAFVERIGGQIPTEALRVIELLRRPGVGLDDLERAGIYVPHTADCTVREQVEVQAKYAGYIARQHDEIARRRGHEEMIIPEAVNFADVDGLSHEVRQLLSAHRPSTLGQAARIAGVTPAAISLLLVHLRKRQALPRSA, encoded by the coding sequence ATGACTGAACACTTCGACGTAATCGTGGTGGGTGGCGGGCATGCGGGTACCGAGGCTGCTCTGGCAGCGGCACGCGCCGGTGCGCGGACGCTGCTGCTGACGCACAACATGGATACGATCGGGCAGATGAGCTGCAATCCGGCCATCGGCGGTATTGGCAAGGGGCATCTGGTTCGCGAAATCGATGCACTCGGCGGCGTCATGGCACGCGCGGCCGATCATGCGGCGATCCATCTGCGCACCCTGAATGCGCGCAAGGGACCGGCAGTACGTGCCACGCGTGCGCAAGCCGACCGCGCGCTCTACAAAGCCGCGATCCGCGAGTATGTGGAAACCCAACCCGGCTTAAGCGTATTCCAGCAGCCGGTCGACGATCTGATCGTCCAGGGTGGACGTGTGTGCGGCGTGGTCACGCAGATGGAGCTGCGTTTCATGGCGCGCGCTGTGGTGTTGACTACGGGAACTTTCCTTGCGGGCAAGATACATATTGGTCAGACACAGATCGCTGGTGGCCGCGCCGGCGATGCGCCTGCACGTCGGCTGGCTGTGCGTTTGCGAGAACTGATGCCCCGCGTCGGTCGGCTCAAAACCGGCACACCACCGCGGATCGACGGCCGCAGCATAGATTATAGTGTGCTCGAAGTGCAGCCTGGTGACACGCCCCGGCCGGTATTTTCGTTTCTCGGTTCGCATGCCGACCATCCAAAACAGGTGCCGTGTCATATCACGCGGACTAATCCGCGTACACATGAAATCATTGCCGCAGCGCTCGATCGGTCGCCGCTTTATACCGGTCAGATCGAGGGTGTCGGACCGCGCTACTGTCCATCGATCGAAGATAAAATCGTGCGCTTCGCCGACAAGGATTCACACCAGATATTCGTCGAACCCGAAGGCTTGCGCACCACGGAAATTTATCCAAACGGCATATCCACCAGTCTGCCATACGATGTGCAGCAGGCAGTGGTGCATTCCATCCGTGGCTTCGAACAGGCGCACATCACGCGCCCCGGTTACGCCATCGAGTATGATTTTTTCGACCCGCGTGATCTGCGACCCAGCCTGGAGACGCGCGCGCTGGAGGGTTTGTTCTTCGCCGGTCAGATCAATGGCACAACCGGTTACGAAGAAGCAGCGGCGCAGGGTTTACTCGCTGGCATCAATGCGGCGCGCAAAGCGCGCGAGCAAGAAGCCTGGAGGCCGGGCCGTGATGAGGCCTATCTCGGCGTGTTGGTTGATGACTTGATAACCCGCGGTACGCAGGAACCCTACCGCATGTTCACCAGCCGCGCCGAATATCGCCTGTTACTGCGCGAAGACAATGCCGATCTGCGTCTGACTCCGCGAGGTCGTGAACTGGGCGTGGTCGACGATATACGCTGGAAGGCGTATGAAGCGAAGTGCGAAGCGATCGAACGCGAACAAACGCTATGCGCGGAAACGGTGGTGAGGCCGGGCGATTGCACGGAACCGGCCTTTGTGGAACGTATCGGCGGTCAGATTCCTACCGAAGCGCTGCGTGTGATCGAGTTATTACGCCGGCCCGGTGTAGGGCTGGACGATCTGGAGCGTGCCGGAATCTACGTCCCGCATACGGCGGATTGTACTGTGCGCGAGCAGGTCGAAGTTCAGGCCAAGTATGCGGGCTACATCGCGCGCCAACATGATGAAATCGCACGGCGCCGCGGGCATGAAGAAATGATCATTCCAGAGGCCGTGAATTTTGCCGATGTCGACGGTTTGTCGCACGAAGTGCGCCAGCTTCTATCAGCGCATCGACCGTCGACGCTCGGACAGGCTGCGCGGATTGCAGGTGTGACGCCGGCGGCGATTTCATTGCTCCTGGTGCATTTGCGCAAGCGCCAAGCGCTGCCTCGCTCGGCTTGA
- the mnmE gene encoding tRNA uridine-5-carboxymethylaminomethyl(34) synthesis GTPase MnmE yields MVPKDTIAAIATAPGRGAVGIIRISGTEAISIAERLTRELPPPRRAAVRELLADDGAVLDEAVVLVFPGPSSFTGENVVELQGHGGPAVLELLLERVVELGARLARPGEFSERAFLNGRMDLVQAEAVADLIAASSRRAAQSAVRSLRGEFSRRIEALVIRLTNLRARLEADFDFSDDDIDPYAEEGLRADLAQLTVGLDAVLDTARQGERMSRGYTIVLAGAPNVGKSSLLNCLADSDIAIVTAIPGTTRDLLRAQVEIDGLAVDILDTAGLRDSDDPIEQEGVRRALNAIAQADLLIRVYDDDVTASRHDELKAFSVREDMPVLEVFNKVDLSGGVSGARGAMQYGVSALQGQGISALRAALVQALGIDTESETPLLARARHVAALEAAHLRLSAARELQSTGEGAELIAEELRGAQNLLGEITGQVTSEDLLGVIFSTFCIGK; encoded by the coding sequence ATGGTGCCAAAGGATACGATTGCTGCGATCGCCACGGCACCGGGCCGTGGCGCGGTCGGAATCATCCGCATTTCCGGTACCGAAGCGATATCTATCGCAGAGCGGCTGACCCGCGAACTGCCGCCACCACGTCGTGCAGCGGTTCGTGAACTCCTGGCCGATGATGGCGCGGTGCTGGATGAGGCGGTTGTTCTCGTGTTTCCCGGTCCATCGTCCTTCACCGGTGAAAATGTGGTCGAACTGCAAGGCCATGGTGGCCCGGCTGTGCTCGAACTGTTGCTGGAACGGGTTGTCGAGTTAGGTGCGCGTCTGGCGCGTCCCGGCGAATTCAGTGAGCGGGCCTTCCTGAATGGCCGAATGGATTTGGTCCAGGCCGAGGCAGTGGCCGATCTGATCGCGGCTTCCAGCCGCCGCGCGGCACAAAGTGCAGTGCGCAGCCTGCGTGGGGAGTTTTCCAGACGTATCGAAGCCCTGGTCATACGGCTGACCAACTTACGCGCCCGACTGGAAGCGGACTTCGACTTCTCGGATGATGACATCGACCCCTATGCGGAGGAAGGACTGCGCGCCGATCTCGCACAGTTGACGGTCGGCCTCGATGCGGTGCTGGACACTGCACGCCAGGGCGAGCGCATGAGCCGCGGTTATACGATAGTGCTGGCCGGTGCGCCCAATGTGGGCAAATCCAGTCTGCTGAACTGCCTAGCAGATAGTGATATCGCAATTGTCACGGCTATTCCTGGCACCACAAGAGACCTGTTGCGTGCGCAGGTCGAGATCGACGGACTTGCCGTCGACATTCTTGACACCGCTGGTTTGCGTGATAGCGATGATCCGATCGAGCAGGAGGGGGTGCGCCGTGCCTTGAATGCCATCGCTCAGGCCGATTTACTGATCCGTGTATACGATGATGACGTGACTGCCTCAAGGCATGATGAATTGAAGGCGTTTAGCGTGCGCGAAGACATGCCGGTGCTGGAGGTTTTCAACAAAGTGGATTTGAGTGGCGGTGTAAGCGGCGCACGCGGTGCGATGCAATATGGGGTTTCCGCACTGCAGGGTCAGGGGATTAGCGCGTTGCGCGCGGCCCTGGTTCAAGCACTTGGTATCGATACCGAGAGCGAGACACCACTGCTCGCGCGTGCCCGGCATGTGGCCGCGCTCGAGGCGGCGCACCTCAGATTGAGCGCTGCGCGTGAGTTGCAATCTACCGGCGAAGGCGCTGAACTGATTGCGGAAGAATTGCGCGGGGCACAGAATCTGCTTGGCGAAATTACCGGGCAGGTTACGAGCGAGGACCTTCTCGGCGTCATTTTCTCTACTTTTTGTATTGGCAAGTAA